The Sorangiineae bacterium MSr11367 genome window below encodes:
- a CDS encoding long-chain fatty acid--CoA ligase: protein MGDQPWIKSYPEGVRYDRELVQMPLWQILDDAVAQWPDRPAIDCMGRKLTYRELANQVERAAVGFREIGVKPGVHVGLYLPNTPHYVVSFFAILKAGGTVVNYSPLDAEKSLIHKIEDSETDIMVTLDAKSLYPMMAPLLRRTRLRTLVVAASGMPCEVAWGDDGHVRFESLLAKDGPRVEPPAIANLEEAVAVLQYTGGTSGLPKGAMLTHANVSAACSQYWETHAGAGILHESEERILAALPLFHIYALTVTMLMAIRLGAEMVLMPRFEAETALREIASKKITAFLGVPTMYSAILNHPKVADYDLSSIRFCGSGGAPLPLEVKQRFERLVACPICEGWGMTETSPTGTFSPVSIRHRPGSCGLPMPGVRIEFRDVNDPSKRVALGERGEICVAGPNVMKGYWKGGVASERTSDGLFRTGDVGYMDDDGFVYIVDRTKDMILCGGFNVYPRTIEEAIYEHPAVAEVSVIGIHDEYRGQAPKAFISLKPGTPGLTLEELKGFLEGRLGKHEMVQAMDIRADLPKTLVGKLSKKELYQEEAAKAAPGGATR from the coding sequence ATGGGCGATCAACCGTGGATCAAGTCGTATCCAGAAGGGGTACGCTACGATCGGGAACTCGTGCAGATGCCACTCTGGCAAATTCTGGACGACGCCGTGGCGCAGTGGCCGGATCGCCCGGCCATCGATTGCATGGGGAGGAAGCTCACGTACCGCGAACTGGCCAACCAGGTGGAGCGGGCGGCGGTGGGCTTTCGCGAAATCGGGGTGAAGCCCGGTGTGCATGTCGGGCTTTATCTGCCCAATACGCCCCATTACGTGGTGAGCTTTTTCGCCATCCTCAAGGCGGGCGGTACGGTGGTGAACTATTCACCGCTGGATGCGGAAAAGTCGCTCATTCACAAAATCGAGGACAGCGAGACCGACATCATGGTCACCCTCGACGCCAAGAGTCTTTACCCCATGATGGCGCCGCTGCTCCGCCGCACGCGTCTGCGCACGTTGGTGGTCGCCGCCTCGGGCATGCCGTGCGAGGTGGCCTGGGGCGACGACGGACATGTCCGATTCGAATCGCTCCTGGCGAAGGACGGCCCGCGCGTCGAGCCGCCGGCGATTGCCAACTTGGAGGAGGCCGTCGCGGTGTTGCAATACACGGGCGGCACCAGCGGGCTGCCCAAGGGTGCCATGCTCACCCACGCGAACGTGTCGGCCGCCTGTAGTCAATATTGGGAGACCCACGCGGGGGCGGGCATCCTTCATGAGAGCGAGGAGCGCATTCTCGCGGCGTTGCCGCTCTTTCATATTTATGCTCTCACCGTGACCATGCTGATGGCCATTCGCCTCGGTGCGGAAATGGTGCTCATGCCGCGCTTCGAGGCGGAGACGGCGCTCCGGGAGATCGCCAGCAAGAAGATCACCGCCTTTCTCGGAGTGCCCACGATGTACTCCGCCATATTGAACCACCCGAAGGTCGCGGACTACGATCTGAGCTCGATCCGCTTCTGCGGCTCGGGCGGTGCGCCGTTGCCTCTGGAGGTCAAGCAGCGTTTCGAGCGCCTCGTGGCCTGTCCGATCTGCGAAGGCTGGGGTATGACGGAAACGTCGCCCACCGGCACGTTCAGTCCGGTGAGCATTCGGCATCGTCCCGGCTCCTGTGGATTGCCCATGCCGGGCGTGCGTATCGAATTCCGCGACGTGAACGATCCCTCGAAGCGGGTAGCGCTCGGGGAGCGCGGTGAGATCTGTGTCGCGGGCCCCAACGTGATGAAGGGGTATTGGAAGGGCGGGGTCGCGTCGGAGCGAACCTCCGATGGGCTCTTCCGCACCGGCGACGTGGGCTACATGGATGACGACGGCTTCGTGTACATCGTCGATCGCACGAAGGACATGATTCTCTGCGGCGGGTTCAACGTGTACCCGCGCACCATCGAGGAAGCGATCTACGAGCACCCCGCGGTGGCGGAGGTGAGCGTGATCGGCATTCACGACGAATACCGCGGCCAGGCTCCCAAAGCGTTCATTTCGTTGAAGCCGGGGACGCCGGGGTTGACGCTCGAGGAGCTGAAAGGCTTTTTGGAGGGACGTTTGGGCAAGCACGAAATGGTGCAAGCGATGGATATTCGCGCCGATTTGCCGAAGACGCTGGTCGGCAAACTGTCGAAAAAGGAATTGTACCAGGAAGAAGCCGCAAAGGCGGCCCCGGGAGGAGCCACACGATGA